The Pyrus communis chromosome 2, drPyrComm1.1, whole genome shotgun sequence genome includes a window with the following:
- the LOC137725600 gene encoding major latex allergen Hev b 5-like: protein MATVEVAPAAALEENEPKTIEVTKTEEATVEEPVAAAPAATEPEAPTTEEPKETTPPVEAEVEKPATPEADAPVPAEVETEEEVAEEAKVAEAAEAEKPTVETEKTEVEEPKEVITAERVALAEETKEETIETEAPAATPVEEEKAVEAAAEEANTEVPVEKIEE from the exons ATGGCCACTGTTGAG GTTGCACCAGCAGCAGCGTTGGAAGAGAATGAGCCAAAGACAATCGAGGTGACCAAGACTGAAGAGGCAACCGTGGAAGAGCCTGTAGCTGCAGCACCAGCTGCCACAGAGCCTGAGGCTCCGACCACCGAAGAGCCAAAGGAAACAACACCACCAGTAGAAGCAGAAGTAGAGAAACCAGCTACTCCTGAAGCCGATGCTCCAGTTCCGGCTGAAGTTGAGACCGAGGAGGAGGTGGCAGAGGAAGCGAAGGTGGCCGAGGCAGCTGAGGCGGAGAAGCCAACAGTAGAAACGGAGAAAACAGAAGTAGAAGAGCCTAAAGAGGTGATAACAGCAGAGCGTGTTGCCCTGGCTGAGGAGACCAAAGAAGAGACCATTGAAACTGAGGCACCAGCAGCTACTCCAGTTGAGGAAGAGAAAGCAGTTGAAGCAGCAGCAGAGGAAGCAAACACAGAAGTTCCAGTCGAGAAGATTGAAGAgtag
- the LOC137725395 gene encoding uncharacterized protein, translating into MAADLVLDTAIRDWVLIPLSVVMVLIGVLRYFVSKLMRSNQVPDAKIVKEGQLIIRARNLRAAANFIPPKSFRARRLYYNNEENGLLIVPKGQAQNPQAQMFSDPNMAMDMMKKNLSMIIPQTLTFAWVNFFFSGFVAAKIPFPLTQRFRSMLQNGIDLSTVDISYVSSRSWYFLNLFGLRGLFSLILGEENAMDDTQKMMQMSGFGFDPSKSLGAEKDSLDIVQHDWALPKFEHRAEAVLRKRAR; encoded by the exons ATGGCGGCAGATCTGGTGCTCGACACAGCCATCAGAGACTGGGTTCTCATCCCTCTCTCGGTGGTCATGGTCCTCATCGGCGTCCTCCGATACTTCGTCTCCAAGCTCATGCGCTCCAACCAAGTCCCCGATGCCAAAATCGTCAAAGAAGG GCAATTAATTATTAGGGCTCGGAATTTACGTGCTGCTGCTAATTTCATACCTCCAAAGTCGTTTCGTGCTCGCCGATTGTATTACAACAATGAG GAAAATGGGCTGTTAATTGTTCCTAAGGGTCAGGCACAGAATCCACAAGCGCAAATGTTCTCTGATCCCAACATGGCCATGGATATGATGAAGAAAAATCTGTCCATGATAATACCCCAG ACTCTTACTTTTGCATGggtcaattttttcttctctggATTTGTTGCAG CCAAAATTCCCTTTCCTCTTACTCAAAGGTTCAGGTCTATGCTGCAGAATGGGATTGACTTGAGCACTGTTGATATTAGCTACGTCAGTAGCCGCTCATG GTACTTTCTTAATCTGTTTGGATTAAGAGGTTTGTTCAGTCTCATTTTGGGAGAAGAAAATG CCATGGATGATACTCAGAAAATGAtgcaaatgagtggctttggcTTTGATCCATCAAAG AGTTTGGGAGCCGAGAAGGACAGCCTCGATATAGTCCAGCATGACTGGGCCTTACCAAAATTTGAGCATCGCGCTGAAGCAGTATTGAGAAAACGTGCCAGATGA
- the LOC137726542 gene encoding uncharacterized protein yields the protein MASDQEIAEGVETVLRQSGPNDVASVNGVVQQLEAKLGLDLSHKAGFIRDQINFLLRPYAQLPQPQPPKAHFALHYNPNPHSHHPHNQHPQFLPQQFPPQFALHSHHLATEPHSFHPPPPPHQQLRAQPQSQPQPQPQPQPQPLPVKTEAFPQNAPTSAPETPKESAPSSGTKRRGGPGGLNKVCGVSPELEAVVGEPALPRTEIVKQLWAYIRKNNLQDPSNKRKIICDDALRVVFETDCTDMFKMNKLLSKHIIPLGPNKEPSQAKRLKVEAKSTTENTQPQPQPQAQPQPQPGSPTVGISEALANFLGFGGREMLLSEARRLVWEYVKVNRLEDPLNSTVVYCDAKLHELLGCKSISALGIHEMLDRYHLFKQL from the exons ATGGCGTCGGACCAAGAAATTGCGGAAGGTGTGGAGACTGTGCTCCGTCAATCAGGCCCTAACGACGTCGCCTCCGTAAACGGCGTCGTTCAGCAGCTCGAGGCCAAGCTAGGGTTGGACCTCTCCCACAAGGCCGGCTTCATTCGCGACCAGATCAACTTCCTCCTCCGCCCCTACGCCCAACTGCCACAACCCCAACCCCCAAAAGCCCATTTTGCCCTCCATTACAACCCCAACCCCCATAGCCACCACCCTCACAACCAGCACCCTCAATTCCTCCCCCAACAATTCCCTCCCCAGTTTGCCCTCCACTCCCACCACCTCGCCACCGAACCCCACAGCTTCCACCCACCGCCACCGCCGCATCAGCAACTACGCGCTCAGCCTCAGTCTCAGCCGCAGCCCCAGCCTCAGCCTCAGCCGCAGCCTCTGCCTGTGAAGACCGAGGCTTTCCCCCAAAATGCTCCCACATCCGCCCCGGAAACCCCCAAAGAGAG TGCTCCGTCTTCTGGAACCAAGAGAAGAGGGGGGCCAGGGGGTCTTAACAAAGTCTGTGGTGTCTCACCTGAGCTTGAGGCTGTTGTTGGTGAACCGGCCTTGCCGAGGACTGAG ATTGTGAAGCAGCTCTGGGCATACATAAGGAAAAACAACCTCCAAGATCCAAGTAATAAGAGAAAGATAATTTGTGACGATGCCTTGCGTGTGGTATTCGAGACAGACTGTACTGACATGTTCAAAATGAATAAGCTGCtatctaaacatattatacCCCTTGGACCTAACA AAGAGCCAAGTCAAGCTAAACGATTGAAGGTAGAGGCCAAGTCTACAACTGAGAATACTCAACCTCAACCTCAACCGCAAGCGCAACCGCAACCGCAACCAGGGTCTCCCACTGTAGGAATATCTGAAGCACTAGCTAACTTTTTGGGCTTTGGAGGAAGGGAGATGCTCCTATCTGAGGCAAGAAGACTTGTTTGGGAGTATGTAAAGGTTAACCGTTTGGAG GATCCTTTAAATTCTACAGTGGTATATTGCGACGCAAAGCTCCATGAACTTCTTGGATGCAAAAGCATTTCTGCTTTGGGGATACATGAGATGTTAGATCGCTATCATTTATTCAAACAGTTATGA
- the LOC137726611 gene encoding uncharacterized protein — protein sequence MALVLNLIPPSQAQTLLLQSSSSSSSTRPLPTVISRPNEATQGWNSLLFKLKCRGRFSCLFSDNRKQDQARKALEGALGGKKDEFKKWDKEIKRREEVGGGGSNGGGGWFGWGRWFGWSNDGNFWQEAQQASLAVIGIIMMYLIIAKGELMLAVIFNPLLYALRGTRNGFALVTSRILRKTAPDGHNISMKEAYGTVSAKESVLRKWGSD from the exons ATGGCTCTGGTTCTTAACCTAATCCCGCCATCCCAAGCGCAAACCCTACTCCTTcagtcgtcgtcgtcgtcctcCTCCACTCGCCCACTGCCGACTGTCATTTCCCGCCCAAATGAAGCAACCCAAGGCTGGAATTCTCTGCTGTTCAAGCTCAAGTGCCGCGGCAGGTTCTCTTGTCTTTTCTCAGACAATCGCAAGCAG GACCAAGCTAGGAAAGCATTAGAAGGTGCACTTGGTGGAAAGAAAGATGAATTCAAGAAATGGGACAAAGAAATTAAGAGAAGGGAGGAGGTGGGTGGAGGAGGTAGCAATGGTGGAGGGGGATGGTTTGGGTGGGGTAGATGGTTTGGATGGTCAAATGATGGCAATTTCTGGCAAGAAGCACAACAAGCAAGTCTTGCTGTGATAGGTATCATCATGATG TATCTCATAATTGCAAAGGGAGAACTGATGCTTGCTGTCATCTTCAATCCGTTGCTATATGCCTTGCGAGGGACTAGAAATGGGTTTGCTTTAGTAACGTCTAGAATCTTGAGGAAGACAGCACCAGATGGCCATAATATCTCGATGAAGGAAGCCTACGGCACTGTCTCCGCTAAAGAAAGTGTTCTGAGAAAGTGGGGAAGTGACTAG
- the LOC137727006 gene encoding rho GDP-dissociation inhibitor 1-like: MSLAVGVVSSSKNMGLDDENTAEVSDKMAKTGGASADQPSTGLVREPSEGSLYLTEDEDDDDEVKKIELGPQCTLKEQIEKDADDESLRRWKEQLLGSVDVNSVGETLEPDVKIMSLAIKSPGRSDIILPIPENGNPKGLWFTLKEGSRYSLEFTIQVSNNIVSGLKYTNTVWKTAVKVDSTKEMLGTFSPQSEPYTHVLPEDTTPSGIFARGSYSARSKFVDDDNKCYLEINYTFDIRKDWQSA; this comes from the exons ATGTCTCTGGCCGTTGGAGTTGTTTCGAGTTCCAAAAACATGGGGCTGGATGATGAAAACACCGCCGAGGTCTCCGACAAGATGGCGAAAACTGGTGGGGCAAGTGCGGATCAACCGTCCACAGGGTTGGTTAGAGAACCCAGCGAGGGTTCCCTCTATCTGACCGAGGACGAGGACGACGATGACGAAGTAAAGAAGATTGAGTTGGGGCCTCAGTGCACTCTCAAAGAACAAATTGAGAAGGACGCG GACGATGAGAGCTTGAGGAGGTGGAAGGAACAGCTTCTTGGGAGTGTAGATGTTAATTCTGTTGGAG AAACTCTAGAACCAGATGTTAAGATCATGAGCCTTGCAATTAAATCCCCTGGCAGATCTGATATAATTCTTCCGATTCCTGAGAACGGAAATCCCAAAGGGTTGTGGTTTACTTTGAAAGAAGGTAGCCGTTACAGCCTCGAATTCACTATTCAGGTCAGCAATAACATTGTTTCAGGTCTCAAATACACTAACACAGTCTGGAAAACTGCTGTGaaag TTGATAGCACAAAAGAGATGCTTGGAACATTTAGTCCACAGTCAGAGCCTTACACACATGTGTTGCCTGAGGACACAACCCCCTCGGGCATATTTGCTAGGGGATCTTATTCAGCTCGAAGCAAG TTTGTTGACGATGACAACAAGTGCTACTTGGAGATCAATTACACCTTTGATATCCGAAAAGACTGGCAATCGGCGTAA
- the LOC137726882 gene encoding F-box protein SKIP23-like encodes MAQWSDLPHDLVVSIAKRVLLLEDFIVFGAVCRSWKSAATKENFTRTHQVPLLMLPEKKGTTLREFYSLKHGKVFKQNMPELVTGKLFYSSLGWLMTQSDKDSEVNLLHPLNHMCIELPDVETFKNLHSKEEHRKLFGDFIVGKFVLSSSPSWTSDYTVMIHSCKRLAFCRPGLGDQQWNIIDSSKTNDRLYFDITYYKGKFYAVDYFGEIYVCEIEDPKAPAKTRVIVPRLPYEFKSPYIIEKLYLVESAGALLLVKCPIETIEHFKVFEVPTSDGNWSNSEVKNLGNRSLFLGCNSSFSVEASNYGCKANCIYYTNRPLQRQQGEDMGIFNMEDGKVESYVKESLNFLTPHLWVEPSL; translated from the coding sequence ATGGCTCAGTGGTCCGATCTTCCTCATGATCTCGTCGTCTCCATCGCCAAGCGAGTGCTTCTCTTGGaggattttattgtttttggtgCGGTTTGTAGATCATGGAAATCCGCCGCGACCAAGGAAAACTTTACTAGAACACATCAAGTTCCATTACTTATGCTTCCGGAGAAGAAGGGCACTACCCTCCGTGAGTTTTACAGCTTGAAACATGGCAaggttttcaaacaaaataTGCCAGAATTAGTTACGGGAAAGTTGTTTTATTCTTCCCTAGGATGGTTGATGACTCAGTCTGACAAAGATTCGGAAGTTAATTtattgcatcctttaaatcataTGTGCATTGAGCTTCCAGACGTTGAAACATTTAAAAATCTTCACTCGAAAGAAGAACATCGAAAACTGTTTGGTGATTTCATCGTAGGGAAATTCGTCTTGTCATCAAGCCCTTCATGGACATCGGATTATACTGTCATGATTCATAGTTGTAAAAGACTGGCATTTTGCAGACCGGGCTTGGGCGACCAACAATGGAACATTATAGATTCGTCGAAAACAAATGATCGACTATATTTCGATATAACTTATTATAAGGGAAAATTTTATGCAGTGGACTACTTCGGCGAAATCTATGTATGTGAAATTGAAGATCCTAAGGCGCCAGCAAAAACAAGGGTTATTGTCCCAAGGTTGCCGTACGAATTTAAAAGCCCTTACATCATTGAGAAACTATACCTTGTGGAATCGGCGGGGGCCTTGTTGCTCGTCAAGTGTCCTATAGAAACCATTGAGCACTTTAAGGTTTTTGAGGTGCCAACGAGTGATGGAAATTGGTCGAACTCGGAGGTAAAAAACTTGGGGAACAGAAGTCTATTCCTAGGTTGTAATTCTTCATTTTCTGTTGAGGCGTCAAACTACGGATGTAAAGCAAATTGCATATATTACACGAATCGTCCACTTCAACGTCAACAAGGAGAGGACATGGGTATTTTTAACATGGAAGATGGAAAGGTCGAGTCGTACGTAAaagaatcactcaatttcctAACTCCGCATTTGTGGGTTGAGCCTAGCTTATAA
- the LOC137726207 gene encoding uncharacterized protein: MSSKREHEGNASVKVEGFESDPKRQKLNEHSLPPPASEGTLLPGFNYGDVDDEDNHRRPPVNGSNGDGGDNQKGVQNGGQVEEVEDDDDDDLEQGLYQRRGREIEVRRDCPYLDAVNRQVLDFDFEKFCSLSLSNLNVYACLVCGKYYQGRGKKSHAYTHSLEAGHHVYINLRTEKVYCLPDGYEISDPSLDDIRHVLNPRFTEEQVEQIDKNKQWSRALDGSDYLPGMVGLNNIKETDFVNVTIQSLMRVTPLRNFFLIPKNYQQCKSPLVHRFGELTRKIWHARNFKGQVSPHEFLQAVMKASKKRFRIGAQSDPVEFMSWLLNKLHGDLRTSKKNSSIIFECFQGELEVVKEIPNKGIERIENGDDQNTGAATENNGIVKETYKMPFLMLGLDLPPPPLFKDVMEKNIIPQVPLFNILKKFDGETITEVVRPRISRMRYRVTRLPQYLILHMQRFTKNNFFVEKNPTLVNFPVKNLELKDYIPLSTTNESERLRSKYDLIANIVHDGKPGEGSYRVFVQRKSEEQWYEMQDLHVSETLPQMVALSETYMQIYEQHQ; this comes from the exons ATGAGCTCTAAGAGGGAACATGAAGGTAATGCTAGTGTGAAAGTGGAAGGGTTTGAATCGGACCCAAAAAGGCAAAAACTAAATGAGCATTCATTGCCGCCACCTGCCTCTGAAGGCACTCTACTTCCGGGTTTTAATTATGGCGATGTGGACGACGAGGACAACCACAGAAGGCCACCTGTGAATGGTTCTAATGGGGACGGTGGCGATAATCAAAAGGGTGTACAAAATGGGGGTCAAGTCGAAGAAGtagaggatgatgatgatgatgacctTGAACAAGGACTTTACCAAAGGCGGGGACGTGAAATCGAGGTCAGGAGGGATTGCCCGTATCTTGATGCCGTGAATCGCCAG GttttagattttgattttgagaaGTTCTGCTCTCTGTCCCTGTCAAATTTGAATGTTTATGCATGTTTGGTTTGTGGGAAGTATTATCAAGGCAGAGGGAAGAAGTCCCATGCATATACTCATAGCCTTGAAGCCGGACACCATGTTTATATCAATCTTCGAACGGAGAAAGTGTATTGCCTTCCCGATGGATATGAAATAAGTGACCCATCATTGGATGATATTCGGCATGTCCTAAACCCAAG GTTTACTGAGGAACAAGTGGAGCAGATTGACAAAAACAAGCAATGGTCCAGGGCACTTGATGGTTCCGATTACCTTCCTGGAATG GTGGGGCTCAATAACATTAAGGAGACTGATTTCGTGAATGTCACCATACAATCTTTAATGAGAGTCACTCCTCTAAGAAATTTTTTCCTTATCCCTAAGAATTATCAACAGTGCAAGTCTCCGCTTGTTCATCGATTTGGGGAGCTAACGAGAAAGATATGGCATGCACGAAATTTCAAGGGACAG GTCAGTCCGCATGAGTTCCTACAGGCAGTTATGAAAGCCAGTAAGAAAAGGTTTCGAATTGGAGCACAGTCTGACCCAGTTGAATTCATGTCATGGCTGCTTAATAAGCTGCATGGAGATCTTAGAACTTCGAAGAAAAATAGCAGCATCATATTTGAGTGCTTTCAG GGGGAACTGGAGGTTGTGAAGGAGATTCCTAATAAAGGTATTGAGAGAATAGAAAATGGTGATGACCAGAATACAGGTGCTGCTACTGAAAATAATGGTATTGTTAAGGAAACTTACAAAATGCCTTTCTTGATGCTTGGATTGGATTTGCCCCCACCACCGCTTTTCAAAGATGTGATGGAGAAAAATATAATACCCCAG GTCCCACTTTTCAACATTCTGAAGAAATTTGATGGAGAGACTATCACTGAAGTGGTCCGACCCCGCATATCAAGGATGAGGTATCGAGTCACCCGACTACCTCAGTATCTTATTCTCCACATGCAACGTTTTACAAAGAACAATTTCTTTGTGGAGAAGAATCCGACTTTAG TGAACTTTCCTGTGAAGAATCTCGAATTGAAAGACTACATCCCATTGTCAACCACCAATGAGAGTGAGAGGTTGCGCTCAAAGTATGATCTCATTGCCAACATTGTACATGACGGTAAACCTGGTGAGGGTTCCTACAGGGTGTTTGTACAAAGGAAGTCCGAAGAACAATG GTATGAGATGCAGGACCTTCACGTCTCCGAAACCCTTCCCCAAATGGTTGCACTGTCTGAGACATATATGCAGATATACGAGCAGCACCAGTAA
- the LOC137727095 gene encoding long-chain-alcohol O-fatty-acyltransferase-like, whose translation MLTEMMKLEGEIPNFFMVWILVVASLSYCHTVGNLTSPGTTRLLAILPVVFFFFYLPLNLTTIFLGGPSSFFLAWLANFKLLLFAFNKGPLATTPPTSIYHFIPLACLPIKFRNDPKTPEKKTEHPAQRISNSKSLPKGQKSTLNYVIKALIFATSVQVYHKKQFIHPKILLFLYSIYMYTGLELILALVASLARVFLGVDFEPQFDEPYLATSLQDFWGRRWNIMVSKILHPTVYEPIRKISTRAIGRKLAPLPAVLASFFVSAVMHELIFYYIGRKWPTWELTCFFLLHGICLAVEIEIKKAFDGKWRLPAAVSGPLAMAFVVATGVWLFLPSLMVRCEADAMAYREYTAFTEFMKSVSNFVKVNSSFLIVAGK comes from the coding sequence ATGCTTACAGAAATGATGAAATTGGAAGGAGAAATCCCAAACTTTTTCATGGTCTGGATTTTGGTTGTGGCATCACTATCCTACTGCCACACCGTCGGCAACCTCACTTCTCCCGGCACCACCAGACTCCTCGCCATCCTCCCCGtcgtattcttcttcttctacctcCCTCTCAATCTCACCACCATTTTTCTCGGCGGCCCATCGTCTTTCTTCCTCGCTTGGCTTGCCAACTTCAAGCTCCTCCTCTTTGCCTTTAACAAAGGCCCCCTCGCCACCACCCCTCCCACTTCCATCTATCATTTCATCCCCTTAGCTTGCCTTCCAATCAAATTCCGAAACGACCCCAAAACCCCTGAAAAGAAGACGGAACATCCAGCGCAAAGAATTTCTAATTCAAAATCTCTCCCAAAAGGCCAGAAGTCGACTCTCAACTATGTGATCAAGGCTTTGATTTTTGCAACGTCAGTACAAGTGTATCACAAAAAACAGTTTATTCACCCTAAAATCTTACTTTTCCTCTACTCCATTTACATGTACACCGGCCTTGAACTTATCCTCGCCTTGGTCGCATCCCTGGCCCGAGTCTTCCTTGGCGTTGATTTCGAGCCGCAGTTCGACGAACCCTACCTCGCCACCTCACTCCAGGATTTCTGGGGACGCAGATGGAACATCATGGTGAGCAAGATCCTCCACCCGACGGTATACGAACCCATCCGGAAAATCTCCACCCGTGCCATAGGGAGAAAGCTGGCCCCACTACCTGCAGTACTCGCGTCGTTTTTCGTATCGGCGGTGATGCATGAGCTCATCTTCTATTACATTGGACGGAAGTGGCCCACGTGGGAGCTGACGTGCTTCTTCCTCCTCCACGGAATATGTTTGGCCGTTGAGATTGAGATCAAGAAGGCTTTTGACGGTAAGTGGCGGTTGCCTGCCGCCGTTTCGGGGCCATTGGCGATGGCATTTGTGGTGGCGACAGGGGTATGGTTGTTTTTGCCGTCTCTTATGGTGCGGTGTGAAGCGGACGCCATGGCGTACAGAGAATATACTGCATTCACTGAGTTTATGAAAAGTGTTAGTAACTTTGTTAAAGTTAATTCTTCTTTCTTGATCGtagctggaaaataa
- the LOC137726065 gene encoding V-type proton ATPase subunit e1-like has protein sequence MGFVVTTLIFAMVGVIASLMVRICCGRGASANLLHFTLVITAVVCCWMMWAIVYLAQMKPLIVPILTEGE, from the exons ATGGGTTTTGTGGTTACAACTCTAATCTTTGCAATGGTGGGCGTAATTGCTTCCCTCATGGTCAGAATTTGCTGCGGCAGAGGCGCATCAGCAAATTT GCTCCACTTTACACTTGTTATCACTGCGGTAGTGTGCTGTTGGATGAT GTGGGCGATCGTATACCTTGCACAGATGAAACCACTCATTGTTCCAATCCTAACCGAAGGAGAGTGA